The Poecilia reticulata strain Guanapo linkage group LG1, Guppy_female_1.0+MT, whole genome shotgun sequence DNA window cacgAGCAGTAAAAGTAGATGAAGGAAAATGACTGTAACACTAACAATAGATGTAAATTGTAGCTGGGAAAATGGCAGCTTTCAGGATGATGTATTTACTTTCAAATTTAAGGTACCGTATGGACCTATTGGTGCTTAAAGCTACCATGCTAAAACTGGGAAGCTTGTAAGTCCCCAAATCAGGACAATGAACAATTACTGGCATTGAATATCTTTAGAAATCCTCAAAAACCCGCTCAGAAACCCGACGCCGGAGTTGAGTGTCTGGTGCGTCTCATTTTCAGCCCATTCCTCTTTCGCCGGGGGGGGAAACAGAGCGGCGTCTATACAGAGGGTTTACACAGTGCAGCACAGGACagctaattaattaaatttattccaattcaattcaatttatcAGTACAGTGAAAATTTCCAACAAATGTCTCGATAACATTTTGTCTGATTCTGTGTACTTTAAAGGGGATGTCAGCGCAACTTTTCTAAGTTCTGTCAAAACCAGTGAGCTTATGGGCCCGTTTAAAGAAAGCACCACATGTACAAGTAAGTACCTCCAATAGTACCACGTGGGTtccacatttatttgaaaagagaaaTTAGACATCTTCTAATGTCAGCTATTTCGatttttgtggtaaaaaaaaaaaaaaatgaaggactGTATAGTTGTAATAAACTTGCtgaatttacagattttttagTCAAAGTGTTTGCTCGTTAATCTAAACCATACAGGtctgagaaaaatgtggaaTCATGGAAATGCAAACTGTGAAACCTGTTTGTACACgatctggttttaaaaagataGAATCATTAtctcaaaaaaatacaaataaaaatttgcagaGCCACGCTAAGTGATTCTCACTCCTGAATAATCTGCATTTTTCTGTATGATTTCTACAGGAGCTTCTGCAGGCCAGCTGGTGCTGCCAGAAATCTTCTCGCTGTGCCTGATGTTTGCTGCTGCCTTCCTGCTGCCATCTGCGGCCTCTTTATAAAACCGGAGTCCCGTTTTCGCCTCAAGTCGTCGTCAGTGGAGACACGCGGGTCCTGCTTTTGTAAAACTGTGAATTTGAAATGTCACCCATCAAATGTTGCAGTGGTGACTGGGCAAAGAATGTGCATATCTGTATAAACGTTACGTGCAAATGAAGAtcttcaaggttttttttttttttttttttggaagaacCAGTTGAggctataaatatttataaactaGTTGTTGGCACGCCTGCTTTTGTAGGAATGTCACATGTATTATTCATTTGGGTAAGGGGTACCGTTGTCTGTGAACTACGTTTTAAGATGTTGCCAATGcttaaagttttgaaataaagtttttcagaATTGTATTTCTATCTTCCTACCTGTCAAAGAAAGAGGATAATTTGAAGAGTGACAAAAATGAggcagtaatgttttttttttttttttttttttttatcaaaatgcttattttccTAATTAGCTAATggtcagaaaaacagcagcagcactgttTGAAATTTAGTTTCTTTAAGACGAAAAGTGAATTCATTTTTGAGATGTTTACCCCATTAATGATGGATATTTTTTCCAACTCCTCATCTATAAGCTTCAATACTAATCAATTTCTACTCATTCATGCAGATTCAATTGAACCAAACTAAGTCTTTAGtcaaatcaaaacacaacacacaaatTACCTCAGCCAGTCATTTCTACCACACTGCATCCCATGACTCCTCATCGCGTTAAACCCTTTGACCAATCGCCTCTCTTGACCATAAATTACACCATAATATAAAGATAATTGTCTGATAAGTGCTATCTGATTCTACTATGAAAAGGTTGAACTCCAATTTCATCATTCATGTTTGCTCAACTACAACTATCAGAATTAAAAATTCGCAAGATTGTTGGTTATTTCTGGTAAAGTCTGATAAAGCAATGTTGTGTATAAGCTGCGTTTTGTCCTCATCTAATCTTTGGTGAAAGCACACCTGCTGGAGATGAGTCTTGATCCCTGTAGCTGGTTCTTCttggcgccctctggtggataCCTGCAGGAAGTGTTAGGAAAGACACAACAACAATCCCATTTCCTGACAGTAAGGAGGAACACtcatcaaaataattgaaataagaGTCAATATTTTGTAAACTAAAAGATGTTTGTAGAGTTCATAACAATTAACTAATTTCTGATCAAATATAATAGAAATTTAACCAATTCATTCTAGAAACATTTAACAACTCCCAGCTAaacttaaactgttttaaaaccacttcacaattatgaagTGAAAAACACCTACAACAAAACAGTTTGGTCAAATTTCTCTTGTACCAGCAACATAGCTGCCAGACCGCATTATTTATACAGTataaggatttattttattgtaattaacaTTTGCTGTAACATTTGACATGACTACAACATCACCTTATTTACAAGTGGGAGTACAAGTAACCTTAGTCCATATGATCAAAGCTTTCAAGTGATCCTCACAATTAGTTTGCTGAATAACCAAAGCGTTTTCCCAATAGCAAAAACCATCTGATATCAGATGGatgaatgtgaaaaatgcaTTAGCATGGATTTTATACcatttaaaaccagttttagtTGCATGAGATGACTGCTCTGCATCAACAGCAGATAGCAGACATTCAAATACCTGTGGGATTTGAGTGACAATGACAGAATCATCTGCATGAAAATGGTACAAGGGATCTGAGAAGCTTGCACACAGATCAGAAATGTAGATTGTGAACAAGACAGGTTCTAAGAATGAACCTTGAGGTACACCTttagtgacacacacacacacacacacacacacacacacacacacacacacacacacacacacacacacacacacacacacacacacacacacaaggcaGTTTTTATGGAGCAGAATGTCTCACTGTTATCTGTGGGATCAAATGACAGCCAGNtttttttttttttttttggaagaacCAGTTGAggctataaatatttataaactaGTTGTTGGCACGCCTGCTTTTGTAGGAATGTCACATGTATTATTCATTTGGGTAAGGGGTACCGTTGTCTGTGAACTACGTTTTAAGATGTTGCCAATGcttaaagttttgaaataaagtttttcagaATTGTATTTCTATCTTCCTACCTGTCAAAGAAAGAGGATAATTTGAAGAGTGACAAAAATGAggcagtaatgttttttttttttttttttttttttatcaaaatgcttattttccTAATTAGCTAATggtcagaaaaacagcagcagcactgttTGAAATTTAGTTTCTTTAAGACGAAAAGTGAATTCATTTTTGAGATGTTTACCCCATTAATGATGGATATTTTTTCCAACTCCTCATCTATAAGCTTCAATACTAATCAATTTCTACTCATTCATGCAGATTCAATTGAACCAAACTAAGTCTTTAGtcaaatcaaaacacaacacacaaatTACCTCAGCCAGTCATTTCTACCACACTGCATCCCATGACTCCTCATCGCGTTAAACCCTTTGACCAATCGCCTCTCTTGACCATAAATTACACCATAATATAAAGATAATTGTCTGATAAGTGCTATCTGATTCTACTATGAAAAGGTTGAACTCCAATTTCATCATTCATGTTTGCTCAACTACAACTATCAGAATTAAAAATTCGCAAGATTGTTGGTTATTTCTGGTAAAGTCTGATAAAGCAATGTTGTGTATAAGCTGCGTTTTGTCCTCATCTAATCTTTGGTGAAAGCACACCTGCTGGAGATGAGTCTTGATCCCTGTAGCTGGTTCTTCttggcgccctctggtggataCCTGCAGGAAGTGTTAGGAAAGACACAACAACAATCCCATTTCCTGACAGTAAGGAGGAACACtcatcaaaataattgaaataagaGTCAATATTTTGTAAACTAAAAGATGTTTGTAGAGTTCATAACAATTAACTAATTTCTGATCAAATATAATAGAAATTTAACCAATTCATTCTAGAAACATTTAACAACTCCCAGCTAaacttaaactgttttaaaaccacttcacaattatgaagTGAAAAACACCTACAACAAAACAGTTTGGTCAAATTTCTCTTGTACCAGCAACATAGCTGCCAGACCGCATTATTTATACAGTataaggatttattttattgtaattaacaTTTGCTGTAACATTTGACATGACTACAACATCACCTTATTTACAAGTGGGAGTACAAGTAACCTTAGTCCATATGATCAAAGCTTTCAAGTGATCCTCACAATTAGTTTGCTGAATAACCAAAGCGTTTTCCCAATAGCAAAAACCATCTGATATCAGATGGatgaatgtgaaaaatgcaTTAGCATGGATTTTATACcatttaaaaccagttttagtTGCATGAGATGACTGCTCTGCATCAACAGCAGATAGCAGACATTCAAATACCTGTGGGATTTGAGTGACAATGACAGAATCATCTGCATGAAAATGGTACAAGGGATCTGAGAAGCTTGCACACAGATCAGAAATGTAGATTGTGAACAAGACAGGTTCTAAGAATGAACCTTGAGGTACACCTttagtgacacacacacacacacacacacacacacacacacacacacacacacacacacacacacacacacacacacacacacacacacacacaaggcaGTTTTTATGGAGCAGAATGTCTCACTGTTATCTGTGGGATCAAATGACAGCCAGAGCaacacaaaaccttttcaaaCGAAATGCCTTGAACTGTGTAGGGTTGTTCTTCCTAATGCTGGACTCAGGAGAGTTCAGAATGTTTGATTCAAATAATCCCTTCGGTCATGCTGAACTTCATTTGTACATTAACTTTATGCTGACGGTGGTGATGGTGGTAGGAGTTCATTACTAATGTCCTTTGAGGACATTTGTAATCTTGATGtggcacaaaattaaaatgagtctGACACCCTGGCTCTAGTGCTGGACTAGCACTTTTGTTACATTAATAAGTTAAGAAATTGCATGAGTAAATTCATGGTAAGAGTGGTTAAAGTAACTTGGGTTTGAAATTTGATCAGAGTGTAACATCTTTGTTCTAAACAATCTTTGTCACATTGTGATTGCAGAACCCTGTAACTATGTCAACGAGAATTTAGGCAGTTAGGGGAAAGTAAACAGCTCGTGAACATGCTGGATGCACTTTACACGCTTTGAACCTCGGAAAACTTTCATCTCTGTAAGTATTTATGtgtttggaaaacatttgttgtattttgtgtGGTCGTTAAAATGTGGAGCAGTGTTCACAATTTTTAAGTGTAGCATTCAGGTGAGTGTATCAGTTAGTAATGTATGTTTcctttctgttgtatttcagttacaaaactaaattataaaagaTCAGTTAAGAAGAGCAAGCCTGCCTTGGAGACCTTTTATTAGTTTTCAGTGACTGTCTATAGTTACAAATTGTCACGTGTTGTGAGGACAGCAcagtatttacccagaatgccctgcgctatagtccGGGACCACACTTTTGAAGCGGTCTTCACAACATTTACATGTCTTTTCCAGTTTTACACATctagaaactgaaatttttgtatttccataaAGCACAGATGAGTTGGCAAGCATTAGTGAGCCGAAATTCCGAAGCCTATGTGACATGGAAGCATTTTTATGTAAAGCataacaaaaacaccaaaataacaGCTTCGTTgttcagagaatagactttggACCAAAGACAATTCTCTCTGCTCTATTTCTCCTggttttatttgtgtctgtACATCCGTGTGTATTTCTCATCTGCTCACATTTTTATTCCCTTGAAAAGTGTAAAATCAAAGGGTGCCCAAATATCAGACTTTCACATAAAAGGTGTCacgttttaaaacaaaagacaagatGCAATTTCTCTCAACGTTAAATGTGTACGATTGAATACATTAATACAATCTTAATGTAGTCAAGAAGaagaatgtattttatattttctcttttttatctACCATAACTCTACAAAGTGCAGAGGATAAGGAGTAGTCCAATCGCCACCCTGTGGTGTTtggttaaattaatttgattcaCAATAAGCAATCTCaaatatgacagaaaacatttctttacttACTCAATAACACAGTGTTTGTTGCCTGAAACTACGTCATTGATGGATGAACGTCTAACTTCActtgaaacatttatgtttcaAGTGAAATTTTAGTCTGTAGATGTTTAAATGCTGATAAAGACATCAATGAAAAGACTGGCAACTGTAACTGCAGTGAAAGATGGCTCTACAAAGTACTGAGCCAGGCTACTGAATCACACTTAGTTTTTCAGgttgtttgtttcaaaaacGTTTGAAATTCATTACTAATGTTTGGCCCACTTCACAGTTTTCACTTCTTTGTGTTACAGAACATCCTGGTGAAATATGtgacaaacatgacaaaatgggGAAAAGTTTTTTGTATGGCACCGTAAGTACAGAGCTCTCTGTACAACTTGCAACATTTTCTTATAAATGTTTACTCCTTGTATTTCCTTCATTGGAGCCCATAGgtcagtctttctcaaactgtggtcccCGGACCATTTGTGGTCCACaggcaccccccccccccccagtggTCACAAAGTGCCGCATATAAGCAGTAGTTTATTTGCAGTGACGTAAGCTGAATGCTACAGCTAGCTTACCAAAAGATTGCCTCGTGATGAGACGGTGAACAACGCTGCGCCCCAcgctgactaactgcatcttaacacctaaaataaaataattttcggCTATATATGGGCTTTTTCCAAAACTActcaaatctatttttcttttataatgcTTCTAAATTTCAAAAAGCCCTGAGACCTTATTAGTGCACACAACACTTGTAGGAAAGAGCTTTTTTTTGGATTTCTATGTGTTTTCCATTATTGGAAAGCTTAAAATTCACACTTTCAGAACCTTTAATGACTCAAAACGCCCTGAGTAATGGGTCAGGCCAGCTTTCACTTAAGGATGAACAAAGATAATGAGTTAAGAAAcgtatatttttgtttctgattaaatGTATTAAGATGTTGTGCTATTGCGGGGGCAGTTTTAAATTAGGATGTCCGTTAGTGTTTGCTAAATGGAGTAAGTGGTTCTCgcatgaaaaagtttgagaaacactgccatAGGTGATAAGCAGAGTTGGAAATTGAACAAATATATGTGTTGAactattttgttcttttattatatTTGCTATAAATTATGTCCGTATAAATGGTTGTTTCTTCCGTATAAATGGTTGTTTCTGCAAGATGAAGAATCCGAGCTTTAAAAACTACACCTcaagttttaattgttttctttttttttactttgcatacaatttctaaatacaaataaaaacaactgagaATGTAACGTTTAGAGAAATCTTCACcaaggctttttttatttttgtccgtgcaaataaacttttttcGGCAACACATTTAATGTTCTATAAGAATTTAAATTCCAGTTAATTGTCAAATGAATACAGAATGAAGAAGCAAGATTCAGCCTTCGTGAAAATACGAATCTCTCAGGTGGGAAACTTTAAGTCgttccctgttttttttccacctctatTTTTACAGGAGCAGATGTATGCCATCTCCAACTATACAAGACTGCTGGtgtctcttcctccctcctctccctcaCCTCACGAGCCATTGTAAACAAGCAGGCCGATCACAAACTGTCACAGAAGAGGATGCTGCACAGTGCTTAAATACAGCCACAGTTGATCTGCTTTTATAGACACACGCACAGATTCTGCTCCATTCTGCACCATTCTGCTCTCCTAAAACATCCCAGCTCACATGTCTGCAGAGAGGTTTTGATTCAACTTACCTAGTCTGCCGAAATGTGCCTTTTCAGAGCGGCCTTGCTGTTTGCTGTACtgggtgagttttttttttttgtcttttgaaagcAGGTAACAGTAGTAATTAAGACACCCAGGACTGTTTTAAATCGTGGGTTATGCAGAGAAAGGTCTGGCATGAATTTCACAACTGTTGTTTACTGAGAGACGTTTATTTTGGTTGCTTATCACTAGGCGGCACGTGTCCGGAGACTTTTGGTTCAAAACTGTAAATGAgtattttgtaatgtttaacGTTTTTCTGAGAGCCGTGCAGTTGGCTCTCATTTTTCAGGATGAAAATTCGTTGCTATGGTAATGCAGCTCAACTTTATACTACAGGGAAACTAATCCTCTAAATCCGTCCCATCCATATATACAGaattttacaacaactgaagataacatggttacttgattgtgctataacaATACTATGCACCTggaaaaatgcataatactgcccccttCAGCTGAAGCAAATGAAATTCTTCGCTTCAGACGTTGTTGTGGGCTTGGAGGATTCAATGACAGTTTGAAATAATATAGGGAGGGTGTCCTCTCTtgtggaaaattattttcactgtgGTTCCCTGAAGTCCCTTGCAAGCCATACATGACTGATACATTCCAAAGACTGTTAGTTAGGTTAGTTTGAATAGCTTTATGTTAAtaaaacttaatcaaaaatTCCTGTTATGTAACATGTAAGTGAGTCAAAAACATAACAACAGAAGAAATTTGTCATGGCAAATATCTTTTTATGGATCATATTAATCTTAATAGTTACTTATTTCATGACATTTTTATCAGAAACAtgtataaaatttaaaaaagaattgtgGGTACAAGAGAAAATTTTCTTGTAACCTACATAcagtatattttttaattaaccagATCTTAATAATTTACAATTAGCATGTCTCATTCTTTATATCTTTggtgcacatttaaaaactttattattcCATATGTTTAATTAATAACAGCGGATTCCATAGCTCATTAGAAAACTGACTAAACATATCTTGAAGAAATGCCTGTTAAAAATGAAGCAAGTAAGACTCATATAATTAGATATGGTAGATTATTTATAGTGGCAAGAGTCTTCttgtaaagttaaaaatagGTCTCCTTATCTTGtctttttcagatttcatttcaTGTGTTGCATATCTAGCATCTTTTAACATGGGAGGAGTCACAGGCCGAGTGCAGTTTGACTCTGAAAAGAAGACAGCCACCTTACTGGTAACAGGTGCAGGATCCTGCAGTGCTGTAAGCATTTCCCTCACTGTGTTCCCCGTCATGTACGGCCACTTCGCTCAACCCTGCTCTGAGGCACACATTGGTGTCAACATCTTCACCTTCACTGCTGATCCTTCCTCCACCTCTCCCATCAGTGTGTCACGCCTCTTTGAACTAAAATCAAACTTGGATGACCTGTCAGTGTCTTTGGAGACATGTGACGGCATTAAAGTATGCACAGTTGTAAATCGAGGTCAGACACAACTGACTCGCCAGGCGAGATTCACAGAGTCTGTTGCTGGTAACATTTACATACGTGCTAATGTAAATAATGGCAACCCTAGGCTTCTTTCTGACCTCGTGAATATTGGTCAGGTGAATGCCCCACAAATCAGCATCAACATCTTTGGATCCACAAGTACAGCAGCTAATTGTAAAATACTGCTTCGAAGCTTAAATCCAATATTTTTAGCAAATCTGGGAAGTGTGAAAGTCGGAAACCCTATGAGTCCTCAGAAATCCCGTCTGGATTTTAGTAGCTTTAGAGTGTACTCGTATCTTCTCCTTGAGGTGGGGTCCGGTTACAAGTGTGCTCAGGTATACAACATGCCAGAGAAAGAAGTGAGagctgtcatgaacatgagAGGAATCAAGGGACATTTCAACTTCCGTCAGGCTTCACCGTTTGATGTGACAGAGCTTAGCTTGAATCTGGAAAACTTAAGGGAATTAGTTGGCCCCTACCACGTCCACAGTTTTCCTGTCCCTTCAGTCAGGTCAGGCCAGTGTTCAAATGATAATGTGGGTGGACACTGGAATCCATTTGCTGTTGACACAACTTCTCCACCAGGGCCTGGATCAACTCATGACAAGTATGAGATAGGTGACCTGAGTGGCAAACACATGTCTCTTTCTGGTAGAAGTACATATCAAATGACATTCACTGACTTCAACCTTCCTCTGTTTGGACAGAACAGCATTGTAGGTCGCTCAGTTGTGATTCACCTGGTCAGTAGTGACACGTACGCGTGTGCCAGCATTGGCTATCCTGGTGCAGTGACAGTAGCCAGTGCCACATTTCAGACCCCTGTGGTGGGAAAGATTATCTTTACTCAGTNNNNNNNNNNNNNNNNNNNNNNNNNNNNNNNNNNNNNNNNNNNNNNNNNNNNNNNNNNNNNNNNNNNNNNNNNNNNNNNNNNNNNNNNNNNNNNNNNNNNNNNNNNNNNNNNNNNNNNNNNNNNNNNNNNNNNNNNNNNNNNNNNNNNNNNNNNNNNNNNNNNNNNNNNNNNNNNNNNNNNNNNNNNNNNNNNNNNNNNNNNNNNNNNNNNNNNNNNNNNNNNNNNNNNNNNNNNNNNNNNNNNNNNNNNNNNNNNNNNNNNNNNNNNNNNNNNNNNNNNNNNNNNNNNNNNNNNNNNNNNNNNNNNNNNNNNNNNNNNNNNNNNNNNNNNNNNNNNNNNNNNNNNNNNNNNNNNNNNNNNNNNNNNNNNNNNNNNNNNNNNNNNNNNNNNNNNNNNNNNNNNNNNNNNNNNNNNNNNNNNNNNNNNNNNNNNNNNNNNNNNNNNNNNNNNNNNNNNNNNNNNNNNNNNNNNNNNNNNNNNNNNNNNNNNNNNNNNNNNNNNNNNNNNNNNNNNNNNNNNNNNNNNNNNNNNNNNNNNNNNNNNNNNNNNNNNNNNNNNNNNNNNNNNNNNNNNNNNNNNNNNNNNNNNNNNNNNNNNNNNNNNNNNNNNNNNNNNNNNNNNNNNNNNNNNNNNNNNNNNNNNNNNNNNNNNNNNNNNNNNNNNNNNNNNNNNNNNNNNNNNNNNNNNNNNNNNNNNNNNNNNNNNNNNNNNNNNNNNNNNNNNNNNNNNNNNNNNNNNNNNNNNNNNNNNNNNNNNNNNNNNNNNNNNNNNNNNNNNNNNNNNNNNNNNNNNNNNNNNNNNNNNNNNNNNNNNNNNNNNNNNNNNNNNNNNNNNNNNNNNNNNNNNNNNNNNNNNNNNNNNNNNNNNNNNNNNNNNNNNNNNNNNNNNNNNNNNNNNNNNNNNNNNNNNNNNNNNNNNNNNNNNNNNNNNNNNNNNNNNNNNNNNNNNNNNNNNNNNNNNNNNNNNNNNNNNNNNNNNNNNNNNNNNNNNNNNNNNNNNNNNNNNNNNNNNNNNNNNNNNNNNNNNNNNNNNNNNNNNNNNNNNNNNNNNNNNNNNNNNNNNNNNNNNNNNNNNNNNNNNNNNNNNNNNNNNNNNNNNNNNNNNNNNNNNNNNNNNNNNNNNNNNNNNNNNNNNNNNNNNNNNNNNNNNNNNNNNNNNNNNNNNNNNNNNNNNNNNNNNNNNNNNNNNNNNNNNNNNNNAGAGAAATCCAAGATGCACCCTAATCTGGCCACAGTATCATATCATCCCAATCCATTGAGGGtacctgtgtgaattctcaaGCCATGATCTTTTAATCATGGGTGTTTTGTCTTTCAGAGAAGATTACTTACCAGAATATAACAGAAATAACCCAACAGGATTGAAGCTACTTGACTTGGTTATTTCAAGACCATTTCATGAAGCCATCTGTGTTTTCTCTACAGaatgatgtgtgcaaatatcttacctGGCCCAAATAAAGATGGATATTTGACACTTGCCAAGGCTACATTTAATGGAGTAGTGACTGGGACAATCACACTGGTAAAAAACGCATAATTACCTTTATCTGATCTGCTCCTTGTCTGCTGCGGGATGCCAAAATTGTCTGATTTCAGACAATTCTGTATTGTCTTTGTTTGTGAACCACAGG harbors:
- the LOC103462430 gene encoding uncharacterized protein LOC103462430, whose product is MCLFRAALLFAVLDFISCVAYLASFNMGGVTGRVQFDSEKKTATLLVTGAGSCSAVSISLTVFPVMYGHFAQPCSEAHIGVNIFTFTADPSSTSPISVSRLFELKSNLDDLSVSLETCDGIKVCTVVNRGQTQLTRQARFTESVAGNIYIRANVNNGNPRLLSDLVNIGQVNAPQISINIFGSTSTAANCKILLRSLNPIFLANLGSVKVGNPMSPQKSRLDFSSFRVYSYLLLEVGSGYKCAQVYNMPEKEVRAVMNMRGIKGHFNFRQASPFDVTELSLNLENLRELVGPYHVHSFPVPSVRSGQCSNDNVGGHWNPFAVDTTSPPGPGSTHDKYEIGDLSGKHMSLSGRSTYQMTFTDFNLPLFGQNSIVGRSVVIHLVSSDTYACASIGYPGAVTVASATFQTPVVGKIIFTQQDQN